TCTTGGGATGCGGGTAACGGTGCCGCACTCGATGGCGATATCGATGCCGCTGCAGCCTTGGTGATGGCTTACTACCAGTTCGGCGACGAAAAGTACAAGGAAGACGCCAAGAAGCTCATCCAGGCCATGAAAAAGTCCGAGTTCGAAAGCAACGGCTTGCACTTGCCGGGCGACAAGTGGGGCGACGCTGGCTTTAACCGTAAGAATCCGGGTTACTTCGATCCGGCCTACATGCCCCTGTTTGCCGCAATCGATGAAGAAAATGCCGAATTCTGGAGCTCTACCGCCTACGATGCGAACATGAAACTGTACGAATCCAGCTCTGCCGAAGTCAAGACGGGCTTGATTGATGACTGGACCGACAAGAACGGCAAGAGTGAAGACGACTATTACAGCTACGATGCTTCGCGCGCCCCCTGGCGTAACGCGAAGGCTGTGTGCTGGCATGGCGACCAGCGTGCGCTCGCCATCGACAAGAAGATGGCTGAATTCGTGTCGACGGTCAATGCTTCTAGCATGAGCGGCCCCGTGCTCCGTTCTTCGGGCAGCCTCGGCAGTGACCACAACAGCACATTTGTGACATCCCTGATGACGGCGCTCATTTCGGATTCCAAGTACCAGGCCAAGCTCGACGAATACTGGAAAGAAGCAGTGGCACTCGGCGACGAGAACTACTTTAACCAGTCGCTCAAGCTCTTGAACGGCCTCTTGGTTTCGGGCAACATGCCGAACCTCATGAACGCAAATTCCGGTACGACCGGCATCGCAAAGGCCAAAGTCGCAAGTGCTCCGGCGGTTTCGCTGCAGGGGCGCACGCTCCAAGTCCGCACCGAGGGCGCAACACGTGTCGATGTGTTCAATGTGGCAGGCCATGCGGTCAAGACTCAGGAGGGTAGCCAGTCCATGAACCTCCAGGGAATCCCCGCAGGTGTCTATATGGTTCGCGTTCAGACGAAAAATGCGACTATGATGCAAAAGATTCGCTTGCAATAAAGCGTTCTATTGTATGTTTTAACGAAAAAACGCAGGTGCCCGCTGGGCGCTTGCGTTTATTTTTTCGTATCTTTAGGGCATGAATAGAATTTTGAAGTTTTGTGCCTGTGCCGTTTTTGGTGTGACCTCGGTTTTTGCCCAGCAGGGCGCTCCGACGGGTGCCGCCGTTGACCCTTCTGCCGATGAACAGAAAGCCCTCAGTGCCTTGAAAGGCAAACTTGAAGGTGCGATTGTCTGGGCGACGAGCCGCGCCAATTCCCACCACGATATTTGGATTATGAATGCCGATGGCACGAATGCCCGTGCCTTGACTCAGGGTGACAACGTGGACTGGTTCCCGCGCATTTCGCCGGATGGTTCTACAGTGCTCTTTAACCGCAGCAAGGGCGGTTGGGTTCCTGAAAACGACGCCAACTACCCTGAAAAGTGGGATTTGTGGATGGTCGACATCTCGGGCGAAAATGCTCGCAAGGTTGTAGACAATGCAACGTGGGGCACCTGGAGGCCCGACGGCAAGTCGATCGTCTTTAGCCGTGCCGGTAAGGTGTTTACCATGGATCTCGGCAGCAAGAAAGAGACTCTTGTGCTCGATGGCGAAAAGGCTTTCAACAAGTCCGGCGTGATTCTGCAGGAGCCGAACATGAGCCCCGATGGCAAGCACTTAGCCATTACGCTCCGCGGTTCCATGCGCGAAACGGGCGTGTGGGATTTGGCAAAGAATGCCTGGACCAAGTCCGGTGACGGTTGCCAGATTGACTGGAATTTTGACGGCAGCAAGCTTTACCGCGTGAACCCGACGGGTAACGGTGGCACGGCTGCTCCGAGCGAAATCCTCTGGTTCAGCGCCAAGGATGGCAAGCAGGTTGAAAAGGTCGGCTTCTTTGGCATTCCGAAGAACGTGAAGTTGATGGACTTGCCTGGCCGCCGCAGTCACGAATATTTCCCGCGCCTGTCTCCCGACGGCAAGTGGCTTGTTTGGGGTGCTACCGACAAGGGCCACGACCACGACTTGTTCGACTACGAACTGTACATCTGGAAGATTGGCGATCCAGTGGAATCGGCAACGCGTATTACTTACCATAGCGGTAACGACCGCTGGCCGGACATTTGGCTCGGTAAGGTTCCGGTAAAGGAATCTGCACCTGTTGCCCAGGCTGCCGCTGCGACTGCTGCAAACGTGCCCGCAGCTGTGGCCGGTGGTGTAAGCGAAGCCAAGATGGACGAACTCATCAAGGCCATTGATCGCTTGACTGAAGCAGTGAAGTCTTTAGCTAAGTAGTCGGACCGCAGTCGGAACGAATTTTAAAACACATAATGGCATATGCTCCGGCGACATTCATGCTCGCCTTGCGGCCAGCCATCGGGATAGTCACCTTCATCGTCGCTTCGGCCATCAGTTCCGGAGCGATTCCTAATTCCTCGTTTCCGAGAATGATGAGCCCCTTCTCGGGCCACTTGACTTCGTTAATGCTCGGGATGTCTTCGCCGGTTTCAAGTGCAATAATCTCGTAGCCGTTTTCCTTGTGCCACTTGACGCAGTCAAAGGGGCTTTCCCAGCGCTTGATAGGAATCCATTCCTGGCAGCCGCGGGCGGCACTCTTGACCGTCACATGGTCGGGGCCGCAACTGTAACCGCTTAGGTGTACGCCTTCGAGCCCGAAGCAGTCGGTACTGCGAATGATAGAGCCTACGTTAAAGGCGCTGCGCAAGTTGTGCACGAGTACGGCGAACGGGAGCGGGGCTTCGTTTGCGACTTCGCGGTCGCCCGGCTCTTGCTCCAGGTAAACGTCGCGTTCAAACCCGAGCCCGGCCCGAGTGCGGAACGTCTTGTAAAGGTCAATCATCTGGGCTTGATTCTTTCCGGTAAGGCGCTCGCTTTCGGGGAGTTTCATCCATTCGGCGTAGGTTTCGAATTCACGTTTTGCACGGGGTACGTCGTCGCCCAGCTGCAAAATGATGACACGTAAAAGTTCGGCCATGCGCTTGGCCTTGGAGGTCTCTTTGGTAGCGAGGAATTTCTTTTCGGAAAACATGGCCATAATGTAGAAAATGTATATTTATGCCTATGATTCGCTCGTTGTACTTGCTTACTTTAGGCCTGTTGATAGCTTTGTTGGGGTGTTCAAATTCTGAATATGTTCCCGAAGCGGGCGAAAATGATTATTTAGCTTCTCTTGATTTAAAAGATTTTGTCGTCATACGTTCCAAGGGGAAAACTGTAACGCTCGGAACTGACGAGGAATCGGCTTCCATCAAAGATAGACCAAGTATGAAATCGTATTTTGATTACGATTTTATGATTGGTAAGCACGAAGTCACCTGCAAAGAAATGAATCTGGATTGTGAAGATTCTTTGCCTGCAACCGATGTGACTTATTTTGATGCCATTCTATATGCTAATAAAAAGAGCAAGGCCGAAGGCTTTGATACGGCCTATTCGTATACGAACCTGATGTTTGATGCGAACCATTCTTGCATCGGTATTGACGGACTTATTTTTCGCCCGCTTGTAAATGCGTACCGTTTGCCGACCGAGGCGGAATGGATTTATGTGGCGAACATGGGGTGGAAACCGGAACAGGCTTGGCATAACGGTAATTCTGACTTTAAGCTGCATGCGGTCTGCACTTCGTTTGCGGATAAAAATGGTGTCTGCGATATGGCGG
The sequence above is a segment of the uncultured Fibrobacter sp. genome. Coding sequences within it:
- a CDS encoding glycosyl hydrolase family 8, which produces MGCKVWAASLALAFGLSQATVNFPFPQMSDYGGNATLLSDKVAASEQLKKQFLYWKQAMYNESGDIAGIRSDPGSDAYFSEGVGYGMLLMVYFSDNTTSYQAEFDKIWNFYKKFQNENGLMIWKIGNLSESWDAGNGAALDGDIDAAAALVMAYYQFGDEKYKEDAKKLIQAMKKSEFESNGLHLPGDKWGDAGFNRKNPGYFDPAYMPLFAAIDEENAEFWSSTAYDANMKLYESSSAEVKTGLIDDWTDKNGKSEDDYYSYDASRAPWRNAKAVCWHGDQRALAIDKKMAEFVSTVNASSMSGPVLRSSGSLGSDHNSTFVTSLMTALISDSKYQAKLDEYWKEAVALGDENYFNQSLKLLNGLLVSGNMPNLMNANSGTTGIAKAKVASAPAVSLQGRTLQVRTEGATRVDVFNVAGHAVKTQEGSQSMNLQGIPAGVYMVRVQTKNATMMQKIRLQ
- a CDS encoding PD40 domain-containing protein, with the translated sequence MNRILKFCACAVFGVTSVFAQQGAPTGAAVDPSADEQKALSALKGKLEGAIVWATSRANSHHDIWIMNADGTNARALTQGDNVDWFPRISPDGSTVLFNRSKGGWVPENDANYPEKWDLWMVDISGENARKVVDNATWGTWRPDGKSIVFSRAGKVFTMDLGSKKETLVLDGEKAFNKSGVILQEPNMSPDGKHLAITLRGSMRETGVWDLAKNAWTKSGDGCQIDWNFDGSKLYRVNPTGNGGTAAPSEILWFSAKDGKQVEKVGFFGIPKNVKLMDLPGRRSHEYFPRLSPDGKWLVWGATDKGHDHDLFDYELYIWKIGDPVESATRITYHSGNDRWPDIWLGKVPVKESAPVAQAAAATAANVPAAVAGGVSEAKMDELIKAIDRLTEAVKSLAK
- a CDS encoding TrmH family RNA methyltransferase, with product MAMFSEKKFLATKETSKAKRMAELLRVIILQLGDDVPRAKREFETYAEWMKLPESERLTGKNQAQMIDLYKTFRTRAGLGFERDVYLEQEPGDREVANEAPLPFAVLVHNLRSAFNVGSIIRSTDCFGLEGVHLSGYSCGPDHVTVKSAARGCQEWIPIKRWESPFDCVKWHKENGYEIIALETGEDIPSINEVKWPEKGLIILGNEELGIAPELMAEATMKVTIPMAGRKASMNVAGAYAIMCFKIRSDCGPTT